One window of the Gambusia affinis linkage group LG13, SWU_Gaff_1.0, whole genome shotgun sequence genome contains the following:
- the blnk gene encoding B-cell linker protein isoform X2 codes for MSTLGLNVNMDTLNKLAAPATAKIRQLQKMVQDIKKNDGSLLNKIRRLKNKPRPNVPARDYRDFRDSDQCSDPEYNEPCNDPPDDDSYEPPPVHREFTRSPFISLPRGEYLDSSHARPSRPPKKPIRPVKGSKQLPPEPPHPWTDKEEDYIDPDANVEDDYIEPTENSSPNGGNRGDYPILPPALPDRPSSPEDLYEEPEKEEPSTPPKRNNIFPPPFKPGPSLPKPTPRLNKWGPTPAIQQPTDDDEYELCDNSSSHEPPGGPPPRLPKPVQRESPKLPLLPRQDMKPRPFESTSLPVMHTEQKPSSKAFSLDLKRPKIPLPQFTPPKPAERGCIAAENGSTDQDKDADVYHKPWFANGCDRKTADDALLRSNKDGAFMVRKSSGQDVQQPYTLVVFYNGRVYNIPIRFVPSTKQYALGREKKGEEFFSSVSSIIENHQKNLLVLIDSQSNTKDATKLFFPVKP; via the exons ATGTCAACTCTTGggttaaatgtaaatatggaTACGTTGAATAAACTCGCAGCGCCTGCCACAGCAAAAATTCG gcaACTTCAGAAAATGGTTCAAGACATCAAGAAAAATGACGGCAGTCTGCTGAATAAAATCAGAAG actgaaaaacaaacctcGTCCGAACGTTCCTGCCAGAGACTACAGAG atttCAGAGACAGTGATCAATGCTCTGATCCAGAATAC AACGAGCCATGCAATGACCCGCCTGATGATGACAGCTACGAGCCTCCTCCGGTCCACAGAGAGTTCACCAGAAGTCCCTTCATTTCCTTACCAAGGGGGGAGTATCTCG aCAGCTCTCATGCCCGACCAAGCCGACCTCCCAAGAAGCCCATCCGTCCTGTTAAAGGCTCCAAACAACTTCCTCCTGAACCGCCACATCCATGGACCGACAAAGAA gaaGATTACATAGACCCAGATGCTAATGTTGAGGACGACTACATAGAACCCACAGAGAATTCATCTCCAA ACGGTGGAAACAGAGGTGACTATCCCATTTTGCCTCCAGCTTTACCAGATCGTCCATCCAGTCCTGAAG atttatATGAAGAACCTGAGAAAGAG GAACCGTCTACGCCTCCAAAGAGAAACAA CATTTTTCCGCCTCCTTTCAAACCGGGACCTTCTTTACCAAAACCGACACCCAG GCTGAATAAATGGGGACCCACGCCTGCT ATCCAGCAACCTACAGATGACGATGAATATGAACTCTGTGACAATA GTTCCAGTCATGAACCTCCAGGCGGTCCTCCCCCACGTCTACCTAAACCTGTACAGAGAGA GTCACCAAAGCTGCCTCTTTTGCCG AGACAAGACATGAAACCAAGACCATTTGAAA GTACCTCCCTGCCTGTGATGCACACAGAACAGAAACCGTCTTCTAAAGCTTTCTCACTGGATCTAAAACGACCAAA AATCCCCCTGCCACAGTTTACACCGCCCA AACCAGCTGAGCGGGGATGCATTGCTGCTGAAAATGGTTCAACAGACCAGGACAAG GATGCAGATGTTTATCACAAACCCTGGTTTGCCAACGGGTGTGACCGTAAAACAGCAGATGACGCTTTACTGCGATCAAATAAG gacGGTGCGTTCATGGTGAGAAAGAGCTCGGGTCAGGATGTGCAGCAGCCTTACACGTTAGTGGTGTTTTACAACGGCAGAGTCTACAACATCCCGATCCGCTTCGTGCCGAGCACCAAGCAGTACGCGCTGGGGAGAGAGAAGAAGGGAGAAGAG TTCTTCAGCAGTGTCTCTAGCATCATAGAGAACCACCAGAagaacctgctggttctgattgacAGCCAGAGCAACACAAAAGACGCCACCAAGCTGTTTTTTCCTGTAAAGCCATAG